The sequence AGATCAAGACCGCGCTCGGACGCCTCGAGCTTGACGTCGATGTCATCGATCTCGCCGCCGAGGTGACCGGCAACGGCTTTGTCGAGCTGCCGATCACCGGTCGGTACACGCGCACCGCTGCGACGCTGCCGCCGCACCACAACGACCCGTTCGACCGCATGCTCATCGCGCAGGCCATTGTGGACGACCTGCGCTTGGTGACCGCCGACCAGATCATCGGACGGTACGGGATCGATGTGCTATCGACATGAACGAGAGCCCCGACGTAGCCAGCAACGTAGCCGTCGGGGTCGCCCAGACACGACGGGACGCGGAGCGACATCAATGGACCCGTCGGTTCGTATTGGACGAAAGACGTCGTGCCTGTGCGGTTTCTACGCTGCGTGGCGGTCGAACACGATCGGACGTGGGTGCGTCTGCCTCGACGTAGCCCGTCTCGACAGGCGTTGGATTGGTGTGCGCACGCTCGGCCACTGACGCGCCGGCTTTGTGTCGCTGCACTTCGCGCAGCGCAGCTGTCAGCTCCGTTCGCAGGGGCAGTCCCGTTCATCGACAGGCGCAGCTAGGGGACCGCTTGGCCTCGGTGATGCTCTCCGGCAGGTTCGATGGGATCGGCGAGCGGCTGATCCCGTTCCCGTCTGCGCATTCCCACTCGGCCTATGGGGTCGGCGTTGCCACTGGTCGCGGCTTCGAGTTCGTCGTGGTTGATCCTGCGGCGACTCCCGCGACGTATCAACCGCATCGCCAGCACCGCCGACTGGGGACGCTCACCGTCAACGTGCGCCTGCTCGCCGGTGACCGCAGCGTCCGCATCCTCGAGCGCTTCGTCAACCGCGCGCTGCTCGCCACCCTCGTGGTCGCGCTTGGCTGGTCTCCGCCCAGCTCATCGCCGGAACCTCCGGCCCGACGCTGGACCCACCCGGCGTCATCGGATTCCGTCGGTCCGCTGATGAGCGGGATCCTGCGAAACCTCGTCGAGATCCTCGGGGCTCGACCATGAAAGGGGGTCAGATGCCGCTTCTACGCCGCAAGCGTGAAAGGACCAATCTGTCCGGTGCCAGGGCGACACGGACCGCGATCGCCGCAGGGTGGAAGCGCACTTTGCCACCGTCACCGCTGTGCCCGCCGGTGGATTTGCTGGCCGTGGAGCAGCCCAGGCGATCATGTTCGCCGACCGCGACCGCGATGGTGTCGAGAGCCAGCGGCAGGTCGAGCCCTACCGCCAGGGCTTCCGCCGCTGCCGTTGGTACTTGGTGGCATGGGATCTCGATCGCCTGCAGTGGCGCTCGTTCCGACTGGATCGCTCGGCGGTGCCGAGACCATAGCCCGAGACGCGGTGAGCAATCATGCGGTGTCGGTGTCGCGGGGGATGGACACGAACTGGGCGCCTTGGTGGATCTCGACGATCTCGTCGGCGGCGAACGTCTCGGCCACCCGGCGATCGCTGCTGAGCTCACCCAGGTCAAACACGCTCGGGTCGAGGTCGGCCATGCGCAGGACCGCGTTTGCGGTCTGGCGCAGCTCCGTGGTGTCGAACGGCCGTCCGTCGATGACGAAGTGGACGGGCTTGCTGGCCGGCGGCCTGATCCTGTCAGCCATGAGTTCTGGCGTTCCCTCGTGTTGCTGAGTGATAGGTATTGCCCTTGTCGTGAACTCGTGTTGAATCGAAAGCGTCAGTGCCGCGGGTCACCCGTCTCGCGACCACAGTGGATCGGCTCGCCGGACCGGAGACTGGAGGTGGTCGCCGCGTGCATCGCGGAACCAGGCTCCTGGATTCCTGTCCGGCGGAGCCGATCCGCCGCATGTTTCGCGGGACCGAGACCCGCGAAGCTTTCGATCCGCCGCCCGATCGCGACATCAGTCGTGACCGATGACGGCGAGTGGATCCCGCCGACCCCTCCAGGATCACCCGCTGCTGCAGGATCGGGCACGGCTTGAAGCGATCCTCGACGTGATGTACATCCAGATCCAGAAGGTCATGCACCCCTTCAGGGCCACGGTCGGCAGAGGGGACGCCGGGGCACGTCACGAGCACACCCTCGCCGGCGGTGAGAGCCCCGACGACGTGCTCCAGACGGCGACGCTTGCGCTGCTCAGCTATCCGCCGTCAGGACTGACCACCACATGGGAGGCCCTGGCTGTCGGAATCGCTCGCAACAAGGCGGTCGACGCGATCCGACGCGCCACCAGGGGACGGCGGACCTCCTCGGTTGACAGCGAAGGCGCGCACGATCGCGAGATGAACGTGGTGCCGTTGTCCAACGCAGACGGCGGTCACGATCCGCTGGACGCGGTGCCGGCCGACGCCGACACTAAGGCCGAGTTCATCGCGTCGCGCCAGCAGTTGATCCTGCTGCGGCTCGCACGAAAGCTGCTCAGCGACCGCGACCGGCAGATCTTCTTCGAGATCCACCACTTCGGGCGCAGCCGGGCCGAGGTTGGCCGCACGCTCGGGCTGACCGGCCAGCGGGTCGGTCAGATCTACGGGCAGGCCGCCAGGAAACTGCTCGCCGCTGCGCATGACGACCCCGCGTTCCGAGCGGTCAGCGACTTCGTAGGAGGAGCGGATGACCGCATCGGATGATCGTGTCGACGCCGTGGTCGAGGCCTTCATCGACCACCTCGAAGGCCTGGGCGAGGCTCCGGCGCTCGATGATCTCGACGTCGAGGAACGCGCCCGCGCCGAGGCGCTGATCGGCAGCCTCGAGGCGGGGCGCGGGATCGACCCGTACGCGTCGCGACCGTCGCTGGAGCAGCTGCTCGCCGGCACGCCACTCGAAACGGCGTTGGAGGCACACGACGTTGACCCTCGCGATGACCTGCTCCACAGGATCCGTGACCGGCTGACCCTGTATGCACCGTTCCACGTGGACATCTGGCCGGACAACGCCGCTGCCGCGATCGGCATCGGCTCGGACTTCGTCGCGCTCGTCAGCGCACAGCGCCTGCGCATCCAGATCCGCTCCGATGTGGAGCCGTCGAGGCTGGCTTCGCTGGATCCGGCCGCCGTCGCCGGTCCGCTCTACGGCGCGTTCCCTGACACCGCCGGCGTCATCGTCGTGCACCCCGGCGACGAGCTCTCCAGCATCGCGGTCGATCCGTTCGACACCGAGCCGTACATCGAGACCCCTGCCGGCACCGTCGCACGACCGGTGATGCATCGACCGATCATGCCGCTGGAGGACACCGTCCGCGCCTACCTGGACGAGATCGCGCCCGCCCTGGACACGACGGTCGATCTGGCCGCCATGCGCGCCGACGACGTGGATCCCGCCGCCGTCGCCCGCGACGCCGCGCGCCGCGCCGTCGAACACATCGTCCAGGATGGCCGTCGAGCCAAGATCGACGCGAAACGGGCCACCTGGTCCGACATCGGGGAACCGGAGATCGACGCAATTGGCGAGCTCGTGCTCGACGCGATCACCGGGCTGGATCACGCGACCCTCGAGTCCCGGGTCGACGCGCTGGCAGGCGCCACATGATCGAACGACTCCAGCTTCGACGCTGGCGCGCCTTCGATAGCCTCGACCTGAGCTTCGAGCCAGGGACGACGTTCGTCGTGGCGCCGAACGGGGTGGGGAAGACCTCACTGCTGCTCGGCATGGCCTGGGCGATCTTCGGCGACCAAGCCAAGGTCAACGCGCGTGACCACATCCGGGTCGGTTCCACCAGCGCCGAGGCCGAGGTCACCTTGTCGCTGAATGGTGACCGCCTCGCCATCCGCCGCACGGTGACGGACCGAGGCAGACCCTCAGCCGACCATGAGCTCAACGGCGACCGCATCACCGAGCGCGACCTCCAGTCCCTGCTACACGACGTCTTCGCGGTGCAGCCGGCGGTCGCCGCACAGCTCTCGTTGATGATCGGCGGCGGGCACGTCGCGAGCGAACGGGCGCTCGACCTCGAGGACCACCTGTACGACGCGTTCGGCATCACCGCGCTGCGGGCGGCGGCCGAGCAGAGCGCCGCCATGGCGAGGGCGGCCGCCAGGCAGCGGGAGGACGTCCGGTCCGTCGCGAAGCAGGGAGTCGCCGACAGAGCGGCGATCCAAGCCGAGCTCGAACAGCTCGACGGCGCCATCGCCGAACGGCACGAGCGACGCAGTCGACTGAAGGCGGCGCTCGACGAGGCACACGTCGCCCGCGATCGAGCGACGGACTGGACCCGCCACGCCGCCGAGACCGGACGCTACGAACACGCGCTCGCCGACGTCATGCGGACCGCCCGCACGCTCGGTCTGGAGGCCGGGGCCGATGAGCTCACCGCTGCAGTCGACGCGGCCCTTTCCGACGCCCGCGCCGAACTGGCGGACGTCTCGGAGCGCATCATCGACGCGCGCGTCAGAGCTCGATCGGCGCAGAACGCACTCGCGTTGCTCCAGACCGACACGCCGTCGTGTCCCACCTGCCTGCGGCCATTCCATGGCGGGGAACTGGCCGAAGCCGTGCGAGCCCAGCAGATCGATGCCGACGGGGCCGCGCAGCAGGAGACCAACTGGCAGGCCACGGCTGCGGCGATCGAGAAGCGGGTCGCTCGACTCGACAAGCTCCGTCAGGAGCTGACGCTTCTGCCTCCGGTGCCAGTCGCCTCGACCGACGGCCGCCCCGACGGCGACGCGGATGCCCTGGTCGACGAGGCGCTCGCCGCGCTCCAGGAGCACGATACGCAGTCTGGCCGCCTCGAACACGAGCGGGAGCGGATCAAGCTCGCTCTTGCCGATGACGAGGCGCTCCGGCGAGCGGACGAGACACAACGCAAGGCGTACCGGCGGGAGGCGATCACCGGCGCTGTCGCAGCCGCACTCGACGAGGCCACTGGGCAGCTCATACGCGGATACATCGAGCCGCTCTCGCAACAGATCAGGTTCCGGTGGAAGCAACTCTTCGGCGAAGAGGGTCTCCAACTGAAGCCTGACGGCACGATCGTCCGCGTCGTCGGCGACCGGGAGCTGCCGTGGAACTCGCTCAGCGGTGGTGAGCGCATCTGGGCTCGCCTGGTCACGCACCTGCTCGTGCTGGCCACATCGACCCGTCTGCCGTTCGCATGGTTCGACGAGCCCCTCGAGCACCTCGACCCCCGGGCGCGACGCGTGGTCGCCGCCGCGCTCGCCACCGCCACCCGCACGGGCGGTCCGCGACAGCTGGTGGTGACGACCTACGAGCACGCCATCGCCCGGCAGCTGGCCGCGGATGTGCCGGAAGCGTCAATCCGCTACGTGCGGCGGCGTCCCCGCGGTGACGGAACGAAAGGAGCACCCTGATGGCACGCGCGATCTGGACGGGTGCGATCAGCTTCGGCCTGGTGACCGTGCCGGTGCGGCTGTACACGGCGGCCTCGTCCCACAAGCCGACCTTCCACCAGTTCAAGCGAGGCGCCGGCCAGCGCATCCGCAACAGACGTGTCACCGAGGACACCGGTGAAGAGGTCGACTATGACCACATCGTCAAGGGCGCCGACATCGGGGATGGCCGCCATGTCATCGTCACGCCGGAGGAGCTCGAGGCGGTCAAGCCGGGTCGCAGCCGCGCACTGGAGATCGAGGACTTCGTCGCTTTGAACGACATCGATCCGGTGGTGTGGGACACGACGTACTACCTCGGGCCCGACGGCGAGGTCGCCGAGGGTCCATACGAGCTGTTGCGGCGGGCGATGGTCAACACCGGCAAGGTCGCGATCGGACGTTTCGTGATGCGGGACAAGCAGTATCTCGCGACGATCCGGCCCATTGGGCAGGTG is a genomic window of Euzebyales bacterium containing:
- a CDS encoding Ku protein; translated protein: MARAIWTGAISFGLVTVPVRLYTAASSHKPTFHQFKRGAGQRIRNRRVTEDTGEEVDYDHIVKGADIGDGRHVIVTPEELEAVKPGRSRALEIEDFVALNDIDPVVWDTTYYLGPDGEVAEGPYELLRRAMVNTGKVAIGRFVMRDKQYLATIRPIGQVLGLSTMYFADEVRGVDAVDRAPVDREPDDLQLEIAQQLIRFMATDWDHSRYRDTYQERVDALIDRKARGDGVVIERPPAPAEKAAGLLEALRRSIEERTRAARARSADAERNPS
- a CDS encoding sigma-70 family RNA polymerase sigma factor; translation: MTASGSRRPLQDHPLLQDRARLEAILDVMYIQIQKVMHPFRATVGRGDAGARHEHTLAGGESPDDVLQTATLALLSYPPSGLTTTWEALAVGIARNKAVDAIRRATRGRRTSSVDSEGAHDREMNVVPLSNADGGHDPLDAVPADADTKAEFIASRQQLILLRLARKLLSDRDRQIFFEIHHFGRSRAEVGRTLGLTGQRVGQIYGQAARKLLAAAHDDPAFRAVSDFVGGADDRIG
- a CDS encoding type II toxin-antitoxin system VapC family toxin; the encoded protein is MSLLLDTHVFLWWLVDDPQLSRDARATIADSSVMAFVSAASLWEAEIKTALGRLELDVDVIDLAAEVTGNGFVELPITGRYTRTAATLPPHHNDPFDRMLIAQAIVDDLRLVTADQIIGRYGIDVLST
- a CDS encoding AAA family ATPase → MIERLQLRRWRAFDSLDLSFEPGTTFVVAPNGVGKTSLLLGMAWAIFGDQAKVNARDHIRVGSTSAEAEVTLSLNGDRLAIRRTVTDRGRPSADHELNGDRITERDLQSLLHDVFAVQPAVAAQLSLMIGGGHVASERALDLEDHLYDAFGITALRAAAEQSAAMARAAARQREDVRSVAKQGVADRAAIQAELEQLDGAIAERHERRSRLKAALDEAHVARDRATDWTRHAAETGRYEHALADVMRTARTLGLEAGADELTAAVDAALSDARAELADVSERIIDARVRARSAQNALALLQTDTPSCPTCLRPFHGGELAEAVRAQQIDADGAAQQETNWQATAAAIEKRVARLDKLRQELTLLPPVPVASTDGRPDGDADALVDEALAALQEHDTQSGRLEHERERIKLALADDEALRRADETQRKAYRREAITGAVAAALDEATGQLIRGYIEPLSQQIRFRWKQLFGEEGLQLKPDGTIVRVVGDRELPWNSLSGGERIWARLVTHLLVLATSTRLPFAWFDEPLEHLDPRARRVVAAALATATRTGGPRQLVVTTYEHAIARQLAADVPEASIRYVRRRPRGDGTKGAP